In the genome of Candidatus Electrothrix rattekaaiensis, the window TCCGTTATAGCTCAGGACATGATCAGCGAATTGTGCCAGGGTGCCTGTGGCAGCATGTTTTCCGAGACCGACAGCGATCAGCTGCGCCCGCTTGGCATATTTTTGTTTCCAAAGAGCAACAGCCTTTCTGCAATCATCTGTGGGCTTACCGTCGGTCATCAGATAAACCAGAGGTTTCCAGTCCCCTTTACGCTCCGGGGTGGTCGGCTGGACCTGCGTGTCTATTTCATCCATGAGGTGGATCAGGGCCTTTCCCAAGGCAGTGCCCGAACCCAGCGGCAGTCTTGGCAGGTAGAAGGTTGGCAGATCCATCAGAGGAACCAGGGTTTTTACTTTTCCGGCAAAGGCGATGATAGACAGGAAAACCGTTTCCAAGGCGTTCGGGTCTTGCCGTAGCTTGCTGATAAGCTGCTCAAGCCCCTGTTCAAGATGCTGCAACGGCTCTCCTGCCATAGAATCAGAAACATCAAGTACGAGAAAGATGGGTAAGCGACGCATTGTATCCTCCGGAAACGATGTGAAATGTAAAATTTCAAGAAAAGATCAAGGGGAGATCGCTAGCTCAGATTAAAGGACAATCTGTATTTCAGCCGGAGGTGGCGGTAGAATATCTGCGGAACCGGCCCCGATACTGGAGCTTCGCATCTCCACGCTGGCGGAAACCCATTTGAAGAAGCTGGCAAAGGCGGCACTGTCCGTGGTATCAAGACTGACAACGGTATCTGTCAGCTTCCGCAACTGCTCCACCTTTGCCTTGGGACCAGCGGCACAGGCGATAATTTTACCGAAATGACTTTTTTTAATCTGCGGAACAATTTCATCATACCGGGCCACATCCGAAGGACTGCCGTCGGTCATGAGAAACAGCATGGGCCGCCAGTCTCCTTTTCGCTCGTTGGTGCTGTGGATAATATCCTTTTTCACCCGCTTGAGGATCAGGGCCAGGGCTTCGCCGGTATAGGTCGGTCCTGATCTGGGACAGGTGATTTCTGTAACTTGAACCTGCGACAGCGGCGTCAGAGGAAAAACCTCTTTTACCTCAAGATCAAAGGTGATAATGGACAGATAGACCGAGTCCAAGGCATGCGGATCCTGCCGCAGGGCAGTCAGCATTGCCTGCACGCCGACATTGACGGACTGAATCGCTTCGCCGTACATGGAACCTGAGGTGTCAATGGCAATATAAATCGGCAATCTTCTGGACATGTTTTCTCCTCTGATAATTCTTTATGATCAGGTCAGTCTGGAGCCTAACATTGCCAGACGCTTATACACATCTTCAGTCGGCGCGATCCATACCACACCGGGTCCGGTGAACGTTTGCAACAGGCCCTCACCGCTGGTTGCGGATTGAAGCAAACTTTTCCCTGATTTTTCAGCACGAAACTCGACACCAGAAGTCCTGGCAAAGGCGAAACTGCCATCAACGGACAGCTTTTCTCCTGAAGCCAGCTCGTACATAAGCAATTCATCGGTCGGCACGGGTGAGGCCAGAACGACAACCCCGGAGCCTTTTACCTGCGTCTGGAAAAGCCCCTCACCGCCAAACAAGGCGCTGGATACGTTGCCCTGCAATTTTGCACTGACACCCAGCCCTGCTGAAGCGCAGTAGAACGCACCCTTATCCACAATCAGTGCATCATCATTAATATTAAACAGGGAATAATGGCCGAAATATCTCGGATGACAGCAGTAACGGAAACTCTCATAGCATTCGGAATTGCTGCGGAAAATCAGGTAACGATATTAATTTCCGGCGGCGGAGGCGGCAGTTCATCCAGACTGGACACATCTTTTTTACTGAGATCAATCTTTTGACTGCCGGAGCTGACGCTTGCGGAAATCCATTGAAAAAACTTTTTAATGGTGCCGGAATCAGCCGTATCCAGCTGGACAACAACCTCTGATATTTCTTTTAAGACACTAACATCCGCATCCATACCCGCAGCGCAGGCGATTATCATGCCCGGTTTGGCCTTTCTCAGTTTCTCCAGACCAAGCCGCCATTCATCGGTCGGTCCGCCGTCGGTCATTAAAAAAATTAGAGGTTTCCAGTCACCTCGACGATCAGGCGTGGTTTTGACAACCTCATCGTTAATTTTTTCAGCGGTCAGCGTTAACGCCCTCCCCAAGGAGGTGATACCTTGAGCTCGAATATCAGGAGGTTGGAAACTGACTAAATCTGTCAACGGAACCAGCTGTTTCGCATCCGTGTTAAAGGTGATCACACTGATAAATGCGGTTTCCAGAGCATACGGATCCTGCCGCAGGGTTGAGGCCAGCACCTGAACCCCGTTTTTCACCGCTTCAATGGCCTCGCCATGCATTGACCCTGAGTTATCTAGCACAAGGTACACAGGAAGTCGTCTCATTGAATATTCCCCTTAAAAATCATAATCTTAATCAAAACGATCTCTCCGTATCCGGAATGCCGCAACAAAAAACACCGCCGACTCATGCCGACGGTGTTTTACCTCAATCGGCATCCTGAATTATTGTACAACAGTTTTATTCAGCATTTAGGCCATAGGTGGAGCAGGCCGCACCAAGCCCGCCTGCGTACCCCTGTCCGACAGCGGTAAATCTCCACTCTCCGCCTTTTTTGTATACCTCACCGAAAACCATGGCTGTTTCCATAGAATAATCTTCAGTAAGGTCAAAGCGGACGATTTCTTGATTATTTTCATCATTTACAACGCAGATAAAGGCGTTGCTCACCTGACCGAAATTCTGGGATCGAGAATCAGCCTCATGAATTGTACAGACAACCGCTATCCTCGTCACATCCGGGGCATTGCGCTCCAGTGCATCGAAATCAACCTTGATAATCTCATCAGCCCCGTCACCGCCGCCTGTCAGGTTGTCACCCATGTGCTCGACAGCACCGTTCGCCCCTTTGAGATTATTATAAAAAACAAAATCATAATCACCGCGAGCCTTACCCGCCTCATTCAACAAAAAAGCTGAGGCATCTAGGTCAAACTCAGCTCCGTCCGTTGCCCGCTCATCCCATCCCAAGCCGATAAAAATCTTCGACAGTCCAGGAGCTTCTTTTGATAAGGATATTCTTCCGCCTTTTTCCAGTGAAATGCCCATTTTTTTCGACCTCCTCAATCCTTAGTGAGAAATAATTCGTCTTGCTTCAACTTACCCTTATGTCATGATCAAAAACTAATATTGTTATCATGCTGTTACAATGAAGGTGTAATAATCGGCAACAATTTATCAAAAGTTCTTCCTGCTCCCCATTCTCCAAGTGCCTTGAACTTCCATTCATTGTTATGGCGATAAAGTTTTGCTATAACGAGCCCTGTATGCCCTCCCCCCTGCACGCTGAGATCATATTTCGCAATAATATTTTGCGTTTTATTATCTTTTAAAACACAAAACGCATTGGGAATACCGTCAAAAGAATCACTGGTGAAGCTGTTCACTGTAAAAACAAGCGAAAGGATATTGCTCGGAACAGCGTTCAGCTGAACAACAATTTCCTCATTCGGAGTTCCCTCTTTTCCTCCTCCTGTCCGGTCGTCACCAGTGTGCTTTATCGAACCGTCCTTACTTTTAAGCTGCTGAAACCAAACAGCGTCCTTCAAGTTCTTTTGTTCGTCAAACATAAGACAAGAGGCATCCAGATCAACATCCACCAGTTTGGTGCGACCCAAAAATCCTTTTGTTTTTTGCTGGCCCCAGCCGAGTCCGAGGACAGCATCCGTTAAACCAGGGGCCTCTTTTGCGAGAGAAATATTGGCACCTTTTGTCAGTTTGATGGCCATAACAGCACTCCTTTTTTTAATTGAATTATCTTGAAGGATGTTGAAAAGTATGTATGTAACTGATTCCAACAACATCCCGTCTTCAATGATCTCGACCGCAACGATCAAGTCCCTGCCGATCGTGTAGTATTGATAAGAATATTAAAACTATTGAAAAATATCCTGGAACCAAGCAACTTCAGTTATCCGTAATACCGAATATTTTCCGAATGGAATTCAGCTTGTTAAAGCTCTAAAAAAGTTATCTAACCATTGATTGATCAAGATGTCTTGTAAAAAAGATCCGGGAGTCAAATAACTACATTCCGACTTTCTGAGAATGCTCCCCATCCGTGTGCTTTCGCGATTTCATTATGGTCGATTCAGCTCTGTATAAAGTGAGGCATAGGCTCGGGCTGACTCGGGCCAACTCAAATTTAAGGAGGCAAGGTAATCCCTTGCCCCTCTTCCCATTTTTTGTCGCTCAGCCGGATGATTCAGCAAAAAAAGCATATGTTCTGCCAATGCATTGACATCGCTTGGCGGAAAGAGGAGGCCCTGTTGTCCATGTTCAATGAGATCCGATACAGCGGGAATTTCTCCAGCAATGACCGGTAGGCCAATCGCCATAGCCTCAAGCACGACATTTGGTCTTCCCTCGGCAAAACTGGCAAAGACAAAGATGTCAGCCTGGGCCATTAACAGCGGTATCTCTTCCGGTGGGACTGAACCGTGAAAGGAGACGTTGGCCTTCAGGTGCTGCTCTCGACAATATCCCTCTAATGCTTCTCGTTCCGGCCCATCACCGACAATATCAAGCGACCATTTTTGGGCCAACATCTCAGGCGGCATCTCAGGCAGCATATCATGCGACAATAAGGCTGCTGCTTTCAGGATAACATCAACTCCTTTACCAGCTGTTAAATTGCCCACATACAGGAAGCGAACCGGAGCTGGAGCGGTCGCCGTCTCCTCCGGGGAAGCAGCATATTTACCATGACCGGCATCAAAAAATGCCTGATCAATACCGTTGCAAATCACCCGGACCTTTGTGCTGTATTGAGGAAAATGCTCAGCGAGTTTTTCTTGCAAAGATGGGCTGACAGTAATAATCACATCACTGAAACGGAGACAAAAATGCACCAACCGGCGCATCAAGGCTAATTTTTCTATCAAGTTGACATCACTGCCCCGCAAGGTCGTCATGACCGGTTTACCGAAAAGCAGTCCGGCAACTCCGGCAATAGCACCGTTGATTGACCAATTGGCGTGAAGAACATCCACCTTGCGGGTAAAATAACAGCAGATGAGCAGGTTGGAGCAGAGAAATGGAGGGAGTAAGAAAAAAAGGAGTTTATTGCGCGAAAGAGCAGCCATGATTCCGCCGGAGCCATGAGCCAACTGCTGCCAATGTTTCGGTGCATAGCGAAACGGAAGAACAAAGTAATCAGCAGAGGCTTGGTTGACAGCTTCAGAGCTGTCCGGGGTCAGCACCGTCACCTGCACATTCTCCGGCAGGTGATTGACCATTTTTTGGATAAAGATACCGCTCCTGGATTCCTTTGTTAAAGGAAAGGAGGTCGTAAGCAGAAGCACTCTCAGTAAACCCTGAGCATTCTGAGCATTCTGATCATGAGTGCTCTTCATCGCGTCCCCCTTCAGATGACCTTCAGATGACCGTCAGAAAATCAATTCTCCGGCCTCATCCTCCTGTACCCCGACCACCACGATACCAGCTTGATCAGCAGCAGCAATCATGGTGTCGCGGTCAAAAAGAAGAGACTGACCAGCCTCAACAGCCAAAACTGAACCCTTTACCGATGCCAGTGTCTCAATGGTCTTAGTCCCGGTGGCAGGCAAATCAAAACGAAAATCCTGGCCAGGCTTCTTCATTTTTACAACAACAGCCCCTGAACCTGAAAGTTGCCCGCCTCGTCGAATTGCTGCATCCGTGCCCTCTATGGCCTCAACAGCCAGCACTGCCCCCTCGCGGACCACAACGCATTGCCCTATATCCAATCGCCCTATCTCACGGGCAATCCGCCAACCAAAGCGAATATCCGCCAGCTGTTCTCGGGAGGGCTTTCTTTTTCCTAAAATTCCTTTTGGGAAAAAAAGATGGTCAAGATAACACGTTGAGGCCAGTACCTTGATTCCCTCTTTCTCAAGTGCTCCAGAAACTGCTCGTAAAATGGCATCATCCAGACGCTTATCAATCTTATTCCAAAGAGTTAACCCTTTAAAATCCGGAAAAATATCCCTGAACATCCGGGTTTTGGTGATGGTGCCGCAGAAGACAGCCTCACGAACACCCTGCTCATGAAAAAAACGAATGATCTTACCTAACTGACCCAGCTTTACCCAACAGGAAACATCAGCGCGGTGCTCAAGCTCCGCCTGAGTCTCATTCTGATGGCAAACCGCAACAACCCTGCGTTTACGTTCTTGGGCCGCCTCAGTAAAAAGCAGAGGAAACTGCCCTCCTCCAGCAATAATTCCGATCGGTGTTGACATGCGTAGTGCGTTTTAGCTGTCTTCAGTGCGTTTTACCACACCGCGTTTGCTTTCTCGGAAAAAATCCACCAAAACACGAACCTCTTTGGAATCAGGGAACTCATGGGTTGCCTGGGCCAAAGCCTCCTTCACTAAAACCTGCGGTGAGGAGCGAAAAATTATTTTAAACGCCTGATCAATATCGTTGATCGCCTCTCGGGTCATGCCATTACGCCGCATCCCGATCTTATTAACCCCGGCAATACGCATCCTATTCCTGGTACCTGTTAAGATAACATAGGGCGGAACATCAAGAGAAATCCCTGACATGCCGCCAACATAGGAATAAGACCCTATTCGACAAAACTGATGCACAGCCACTAAGCCGCCGAGATTTGCATAACTGCCCACGTCCACATGTCCACCCAACGTTGCCACATTGGACATAATCACATGGTCATGGAGAACACAATCATGGGCTACATGGCAATAGGCCATCAGCATATTCTTATTTCCGATAACCGTCTTGCCTCCTCCAGAGGCCGTCCCACGGTGAATAGAAACATATTCCCGTATCCTGTTCCCATCTCCGATAATCAGTTCTGTCGGTTCATCTTGATAATGGCTATCCTGTGGCGGCGTACCAAGAGAAGAAAAGGAACCAATATAATTATCAGCTCCGATACTTGTATACCCAGAGATCACTGCATGTGCGTCGATAACCGTGTTTGGGCCGATGGAGACATTAGGACCGATAACACTGTATGCACCAACTGAAACGGTTTCATGAACTTCCGCCTGCGGGTCAACCACGGCAGTAGCATGTATAGTCATTTATACTGTTCCTTTGTTAGCCTCTGTGCAGGCCAACAGTCTAATAAGCAGCATTTGCCGCATCCTTGTCCAACATGACAACGAAAAAAATATCAAGAAAAGGTGGCCAGCTGCTCAGCTTCGGTCACCAGCGCGTCATCAACATAGGCGCGGCACTGCACCTTGATCAGTTTGCTTTTTCGACGAACCATTTCCACCTTATAGATGAGCTGATCACCAGGTCGCACCACCTTGCGAAAACGTACCTTATCCATCCCGGCAAAATAAACCAGTTTCCCGGCAATGTCTTCTGTAGAAAGATAGGCCAGCACGGCTCCGGCCTGAGCCATGCCCTCAAGAATCAGGACTCCGGGCATAACAGGTTCGCCGGGAAAATGTCCCTGAAAAAAAGGCTCTCCCATGGACACATTTTTCACGCCGGTTATTGTTTTATCCGGCTCAAACTCCAAGACCCGATCCAGCATAATAAAAGGATATCGATGCGGCAACAGGTCAAGAATTTCCTTAATCCCCATAGGCAGCTGCACCTTATTGTCCTCACTCATTCAGCTCTTCTCCTTTTCTCATTATCATTGCATTTTATTCAACTCTGCTTCATCCGGCAACGCTCGGGATGCCATAGAGAATCACCTGTGGATTCATCTGCAAAAAACAGCCGTAATTCCCTCAAGCACGCTTGAGCATAGCCCATTTATCCATCAGGGTAAAGGAAAACAGGTCAATAAAGTTGTTTCAACTCTCTAGAGATAATTTTAAAAAGTTGCAACCAACACGGCCTCATGAGAAATTTACCCCTGTCTCTTTTTTGCAAAAAACTTTTTTCCAGCAGTTAGTAATAATTGAATAATTCCCCAGAGAGCACCACTTCCGATGGCTGCGGCCCGCAGGGCCAGCAACAGGGGAGAAAGAAAAGTTACCGCCCAATCATGCTTTAAAGCAAGCACGATAAAAGGGGTCGTTTGTAAGAAGAAAAAGATACAAGAGCAGGACAAGGAAATAAGAGCAAAAAAAGAAAAAGGGCTTGGCCAACTTGTTGAGCTAAGCAGAAAAAACGAACTGAGTCCTATCAAAAAAAGACCAACAATCTGAGATCCTAATGTCCTCGGGGTATAGGAATCTTTTCCAATCTTTTCCGGGTACAGACGATAGACCTTCACCCTCCAAAAACCCCTGCCGAATTTAAGTCGAAAATAACGAAAAACAGAATCTGGGTGATTGAGATGACGTACCAATGCACGTGGGGTGAAAACCATTGTGTATCCCCAAATGGCCATCCGATAGGAAAACTCTGTGTCCTCGTTATCGGCATTAGGAAAATGAGTATCAAATCCTCCTAAAGTAAGAAATATTTCTTTTCTGAAGCCAGCTGAATAGGTATCCACCATATCAATGGACTCCCTTTGCTCCAGCATACTGAAACGCTCCTCAAACTCAACCTGAGCAAAACGGGCAATAAGACCCTTTTGCTCCGTACGATAGGCTCCTTTAACAGCTGAGACATCAGGTCGTGCAAAAGGGGCCGCCATCTCCTCCAGCCAGTTAGGATCAGGTACGCAATCCGCATCAGTGAAGAAAATCAAATCCCCTTTTGCCAGGAAGACCCCGGCATTGCGTGCTGCTGCTGGACCTTGGTTTTCCTGATAATGATACGTCACCGGGAATCGGCGGGCGATCTCAGCAGTCTGATCTGTTGAGCCGTCATCCACCAGGATAACCTCATAACTGTCTTTGGAAATTTTGGAAAGAGTCTGTTGCGTGAGGCTCTGGAGACAGAGGGCAAGAGTCTTTTCTGCATTCCAGGCCGGGACAATAACCGAGAGATAGGGCATACTCAGGAGTTCTGTACAACAGACTCTTTGTGAACATCAGAGCCGAAAAAAAGATATTTTGCAAAGGTACGAACGGATTTCAGTGTCCGCCGGATTTCAGTGGGGTGGCGAAACATTTGAACGAGTTTATACAGGATATATCCGGGACGCAAGTAAAACTTTTTCCGGGCCTGATCGCAAAACCGAACCAGCTCTTCAGCACTGAGATCTTCCCCGTGAATGACCGTATTATGGAGCCCGGACGGAGTCAGCCATTGAGAAAAATCCTTTGAGATGATCAGGTTCTTCTGCTTGTACCAGGCATAGGCCTCTGTACCCGGATAGACCATAACCGGATACATCTGGATCGCGTCAGGCTGAAGGCTGATGGCAAGGTCCAGGGTTTCCTGCATAGTTTCTCGGGTTTCTCCGGGCAAGCCCACCATAAAACAACCGTGAATAAGGATACCTGTCTTTCTTGCCGCCTCCATAAAGGTACGGGACTGCTCAAGAGTGATGCCTTTCTTCATGGTGTTCAAAAGCTGCTGATTGCCACTTTCAAAACCGACACAGAGACAGCGGCAACCAGCCTTTTTCATAATCTGCATGGTTTCCTGATCCAAGTCAACCCGAGCATTGGCGGTCCAAGATATTTTGATATTCCTGCGGATCATCTCTTCGCAGATAGCGATACAACGCTTCTTATTGGCCGGAAAGGTATCGTCCTCAAAAAAGATCGCCTTGACCTCTGGAAAATTGGCAATAATGTATTCCAACTCATCCACGACATTATCCACACTGCGATTGCGCAGTTTATGTCCCATCATGGTCTGTGGGTAGACGCAAAAAAAACAGCGGTGCGGGCAGCCCCTGCTCGTGGTAATCGTCACCATAGGAAACAGGGCATTGGGATTAAAATAATGATGCGGATCAAAAAATTTCTTATACACAGAACTGACAAAGGGGAGCTGATCAATATCGGTAAGGGGAGCCCGTTCACCGGTATGAAGTATCTCCTCCCCCTTCTCCCCTTTCCGGAGCCAGAGTCCGGCAACGCTTTCGAGCACCTGCCCTGCTTCCAGCGCATCAGCCAGCTCCCTGACCGTGACATCAAACTCTCCCTGGGCAACCGCGTCCACAGCTGTGTTGAGGCGCAGGCTCTCCTCAGGCAGGGCTGAAACATGGGTGCCGACTAAGACGATAAAGACCTCCTGCCCTTCCCTGCCCAGCGTTTCCTTAAGCTTTCCAGAAAAGTTCACGTCATTATAAATGCTCGGCGTACTGGTTTCTACAACCACTAATGGACTGCCAAAGTTTTTGATACGATCAATGACGGCATCCTCGGACACATCAGCTGCTGGAGCATCAATAAGATCAATTGCATGCCCACCCGCTTGAGTATAGCCTGCAGCGTAGGCCAGCCACATGGGATAGTAGAGGGTGCCACTTTTGGTAACAGCCGGGCTCCGTTGAGGGCGAGAAAAATTCTTTAAAAAAGGTGGGTTGAGAAAGGTAACGCGCATATATATGCTCCGGTTATTCTTATCTATGGATCTTAGCCTATTAGGGTCTTAGGCAATACTGCGGATCATTGTGTCGTACTGCTTCATCTGTTCTTCCATAAATCCCAACTTCCCGTGGAATTGAATAGCATCCTGCGGGCAGACACAAAAGCAATAAAGACAATGAATACATTGTTGCATATCCTGCTCAGACAAAGCACGGGGTAAGGCAAGATCAACCGGACAATACTCGCCGCATTTCCCGCAATTATTGCATTGCTCCTCTGCAAGGCTAAGTCCTTCCCATTCCATCTCTGTTTCCAGGAAGACATCCTGTCGCAGATCCGTGAAAAACAAAAGCTTGGCAAACAAGTCTGTATTACAGAGATAATTAAAAAACGCCGTGTTCCGGACAGCAAGAAAGTATTTCTGTCGTTTGGGATGATGGATAAAAGTAGCGATAGGCCCGGCTTCTGGGGGAGCAAAGGGACGATCATACGGAGTGAGCGAAAAATCTTGTGCTGCCGCGAACAGCTCTTGATCGATAATGCCTCGTTGGCGGGCAATCCGCAAGGGGGTTATCTTGTCAGGATCACAGGAGGCAAATCGGGCAGCCAGAAGATCAATAAAATAGGGGTCTGTGCCGATAAAGACTGTGTCAGTTTTCACCGGGGTGCCCTTGGTCGGCCCCAGCCCTTCCATTGCAAAAAGCGCATCCACAATATGGAGATGAGGGCGACAATTTTCCGTGATATTAACAATATTCGCTGCAAGGGAAAGATGGGTCTTTTTCTTGTTTTCCTGCCCCACCAAGCAACCGATTAGATTTTTTAGACAAACGGTCATGCCAGCTTCAAAATGGGTTTTGAGCTTGGGCATGTTGACCAGCAGATCAGCCTCCTTGCATTCCCTGGCGATACCCGCCTGCACCCCGTCTTCAAAGGGGATCAGGAAGGGCTCAGAGTAGTTCAGATCAATGCAATTGACCCCGTAATATTTTGCCAACTCGTCCACCCGGAGCCGGGTAATGACGCTGATATTAGTCCGGTAGAAACCACTATTTGTGCCTTCCCCAATTGTGATGTCTCGGTATCCCTCCTCTTTCAAAAAAAGGATCACAGCGGCCAGCAAACGCAGGTCGGTGGTGTTACCGGTCAGTGCATTCATATTGCTGTTCAAGTTCGGCTTGATCAGGATTTGTGCATCCCGATCAGCCGGAAAGACATCCCCGTATCGCGTCAGCACCTCAGCAAGGCGGGTTTTTACCTCCTGAAATGATCTGCACTGAATAATGTCTGCGTGATATTTTTTTATCATGATGGAATGGGCTGATATGAACGGTTAAGAATTTCTTCGGCGGCCTGCTGCACATCCTGCACCGTGATTTCCTGCAGGCAGGCATGGTATTCAGAGCCGTGTTCGGGAGAGCAACATCGACTCTCATCACAGGTAACACGGCAGGAAAAGTCTTTTTCCACCACCTGACCCACCGGACTGTACGGGGCCGTTTCCACGGATTTCGAAGGGCCGAAAATGGCAATCGTCGGTGTTTTCATTGCCGCAGCAATATGCATAGGCGCGCTGTCATTGCAGAGAAAAAGGGCAGCCCGCCCCAGCAGAGCAGCCAACTGTCGAATATTCAACTTTCCTGCCAGAGAAACCGCCTGACATTGCTGTTCTTGAAGAGTGGCCTGAATATCTTTCGTCAATATAGACTCATCCGCTCCCCCTACAAGCACGACCGGCAAGTTATATTGCTGAAAGAGATTTTCGCAAACCTGGGCAAAACGCTCCGGGAACCAACGTTTCAGGATCAGACGAGAACCGGGATGAACAGCGATAAAAGGGCCTGTTATCCCTTGGGCTTGCAATATGGAGACGATATCCTGTTCTTCTTCAGCTGTCAAAAAAAGCTCAGCCTCTCCACCCTCAGTGGGGCAGCCCAGGTACCGGGCCAAGTGCAAATGATAATCCACCTTATGGCAGAGTCCAGGGTACGGGACTCTGTGGGTCAGCAGGTACCCTCCGCCACCCACATCATAGCTGACCTTAAACCGGGCTGGAATCCAGAAAGCCAGCAGGGCGAGCTCCCGTATATCAGCCCTGGTTTCAATCAGGAGATCAAAACGGAGTGAGCGCAGCTTCCTGATAAATACCAACCAGTCCCTGATGCCGCCGGAATAGAACCAAAACGGATTAAAGGTTAAAATCTTATCAATATATTTATTATGCTGTAATACTGCTGCCGAGGCTGTTGAAGTCAGAAAGGTAATCGTAGCCTCGGGATATTTTTCATGCAGCGCAGGCAAGATCGGCAGGGTCATGATAACATCGCCGATATAGGCCGTCCGTATAATACAGATCGTTTTCACCCGCTCCGGGGTGATGGCTTCCTGTTTCCGAATGAGGCGCAGCGGAAAAAAGAGAAGATTGCCAAAGATATCCGCAATAATCGTGGCAATGCGTTTTTTTCGATTGATAATCTTATACATGCAGACCAATTACCTATTTATTTCTTTTCCTCGCCTGTTCTACGCAAATAAATTGCCCAGGAACAAAACGATCAAGGAAATGCATGTACCCTGGAGAAGTACGGATATACTCTTCCAGACGGGCAAGAAATTGCTTTGAGCAGTCAAAAATCCCCTGCTCTCCGGGTAAACCAGAGGTAATTTCCGGTTCAATGATCACGGTAAATAAGGCTTGGTCACCGGGCAGGATAAAAAGGGGGAGTAGCGAGGCACCGGTCTTTTGGGAAAGAATCGCCGGACCAAGAGGCAGCACGACCTGTTGGCCGAGAAATGGAAAGCATGCCTGCTTGCCAAAAAACTCCTCTGTTCCAGAGCCGTCGCCGGTTGTCATGATGACCTGATTACAGCGGAGTGCCTTGAAAATCGGGCGAAGAAAAGACCCGGCCTGAATAATATCAGCAGGAATGCGGCTCTCATACTGCATGCGCAGGCGGAAGGCCACATGACGACCTATCCAACTCAGGCCCTTATCAGAAGGATTGCCGATCTGTTTCATCGGATATCCCAGCAGAGCAAGGGACACCAAGGGGAGATGAACCGGGCCGAAATGACCATGCACCAGCACAACACCCTTCTTTTTTTCTAAAGCCTTATCCAGATGGTTCAGCCCCTGAAAACTGACATAATCAGCAATATTTTCCTTGTTGAACTTGGGAAAGATAAGAGGGAAAAGCTGATCCTGATAATGGTTACGAAAATAGAGGCGGATATTCTCAGCATGATGGGTTTCACTGATGCCCATCCGTTGCAGATTCTCTGCCAGCATTCGACGCTTTCCCTTGGCAGCTCCATAATGCAGATCACCCATAAACCGTAATGTTGCCAAGGCGACCTTAGGGGGCACAGCAAGCAGGAACCAACGCAGAGGATACCAGACGATCAGGCGCAGGATATCCCGCACCCGGCTTTCACCGGTTTGCATAGAATTATCA includes:
- the fabZ gene encoding 3-hydroxyacyl-ACP dehydratase FabZ, translated to MSEDNKVQLPMGIKEILDLLPHRYPFIMLDRVLEFEPDKTITGVKNVSMGEPFFQGHFPGEPVMPGVLILEGMAQAGAVLAYLSTEDIAGKLVYFAGMDKVRFRKVVRPGDQLIYKVEMVRRKSKLIKVQCRAYVDDALVTEAEQLATFS
- the lpxA gene encoding acyl-ACP--UDP-N-acetylglucosamine O-acyltransferase, which gives rise to MTIHATAVVDPQAEVHETVSVGAYSVIGPNVSIGPNTVIDAHAVISGYTSIGADNYIGSFSSLGTPPQDSHYQDEPTELIIGDGNRIREYVSIHRGTASGGGKTVIGNKNMLMAYCHVAHDCVLHDHVIMSNVATLGGHVDVGSYANLGGLVAVHQFCRIGSYSYVGGMSGISLDVPPYVILTGTRNRMRIAGVNKIGMRRNGMTREAINDIDQAFKIIFRSSPQVLVKEALAQATHEFPDSKEVRVLVDFFRESKRGVVKRTEDS
- a CDS encoding glycosyltransferase, translating into MPYLSVIVPAWNAEKTLALCLQSLTQQTLSKISKDSYEVILVDDGSTDQTAEIARRFPVTYHYQENQGPAAARNAGVFLAKGDLIFFTDADCVPDPNWLEEMAAPFARPDVSAVKGAYRTEQKGLIARFAQVEFEERFSMLEQRESIDMVDTYSAGFRKEIFLTLGGFDTHFPNADNEDTEFSYRMAIWGYTMVFTPRALVRHLNHPDSVFRYFRLKFGRGFWRVKVYRLYPEKIGKDSYTPRTLGSQIVGLFLIGLSSFFLLSSTSWPSPFSFFALISLSCSCIFFFLQTTPFIVLALKHDWAVTFLSPLLLALRAAAIGSGALWGIIQLLLTAGKKFFAKKRQG
- a CDS encoding radical SAM protein, with the translated sequence MRVTFLNPPFLKNFSRPQRSPAVTKSGTLYYPMWLAYAAGYTQAGGHAIDLIDAPAADVSEDAVIDRIKNFGSPLVVVETSTPSIYNDVNFSGKLKETLGREGQEVFIVLVGTHVSALPEESLRLNTAVDAVAQGEFDVTVRELADALEAGQVLESVAGLWLRKGEKGEEILHTGERAPLTDIDQLPFVSSVYKKFFDPHHYFNPNALFPMVTITTSRGCPHRCFFCVYPQTMMGHKLRNRSVDNVVDELEYIIANFPEVKAIFFEDDTFPANKKRCIAICEEMIRRNIKISWTANARVDLDQETMQIMKKAGCRCLCVGFESGNQQLLNTMKKGITLEQSRTFMEAARKTGILIHGCFMVGLPGETRETMQETLDLAISLQPDAIQMYPVMVYPGTEAYAWYKQKNLIISKDFSQWLTPSGLHNTVIHGEDLSAEELVRFCDQARKKFYLRPGYILYKLVQMFRHPTEIRRTLKSVRTFAKYLFFGSDVHKESVVQNS
- a CDS encoding DUF362 domain-containing protein encodes the protein MIKKYHADIIQCRSFQEVKTRLAEVLTRYGDVFPADRDAQILIKPNLNSNMNALTGNTTDLRLLAAVILFLKEEGYRDITIGEGTNSGFYRTNISVITRLRVDELAKYYGVNCIDLNYSEPFLIPFEDGVQAGIARECKEADLLVNMPKLKTHFEAGMTVCLKNLIGCLVGQENKKKTHLSLAANIVNITENCRPHLHIVDALFAMEGLGPTKGTPVKTDTVFIGTDPYFIDLLAARFASCDPDKITPLRIARQRGIIDQELFAAAQDFSLTPYDRPFAPPEAGPIATFIHHPKRQKYFLAVRNTAFFNYLCNTDLFAKLLFFTDLRQDVFLETEMEWEGLSLAEEQCNNCGKCGEYCPVDLALPRALSEQDMQQCIHCLYCFCVCPQDAIQFHGKLGFMEEQMKQYDTMIRSIA